A single Vigna radiata var. radiata cultivar VC1973A chromosome 8, Vradiata_ver6, whole genome shotgun sequence DNA region contains:
- the LOC106770829 gene encoding bZIP transcription factor 53, with protein sequence MASIQRPASSGSSEGGDPAVDERKRKRMESNRESARRSRMRKQKQLENLTEEASRLQNENARLAQSIKAKEEAYVEMEAANDILKAQTMELADRLRFLNSILEIAEDVGDLSVEIPQIPDLFFNPWQIPHPMMASPDMFLHGTEGLFAS encoded by the coding sequence ATGGCTTCGATTCAACGTCCTGCGAGTTCAGGATCGTCGGAGGGAGGAGATCCGGCCGTAGACGAGAGGAAGAGGAAGCGGATGGAGTCGAACCGCGAATCGGCGAGGAGATCGCGGATGCGGAAGCAGAAGCAGCTGGAAAACCTAACCGAGGAAGCGAGCCGATTGCAAAACGAGAACGCACGTCTGGCGCAGAGCATAAAGGCGAAGGAGGAAGCGTACGTTGAGATGGAAGCCGCCAACGACATCCTCAAAGCTCAGACAATGGAACTCGCCGATCGTTTACGGTTTCTGAATTCAATTCTCGAGATCGCCGAAGACGTCGGCGACCTCTCCGTCGAGATCCCGCAGATTCCGGATCTTTTCTTCAATCCTTGGCAGATCCCCCACCCTATGATGGCGTCGCCGGACATGTTCCTCCATGGAACTGAAGGACTGTTTGCATCATAA